CTAGGgcatctcaacaatcaacaaaatacatcatCAAAACTGATGGAATTAACATAAACCCTCTACAAAAGTGGGTATAATAAACCCTTCACAAAGTGGGTATCTCAAATCATCTAAAAGAAAAGGCAATACAACTAGTAAGTTATATCCTAATGTTCATCTCTACACCaggaataacatactaaaatttcataagaaatgGAGCAAGTTTACCAAATCAATGTGATCAAGATTGACATGCCATGTGATCAAGGTTGGCATGCTCTTTTCCCCCaaattttctcttctcttcgaCGCCGAATTTCCTTTCATTCAAAATGAATGAAAACTCTTCTCTCTCACCGTGGCTTAAAgcctttctttctttatttatttgttttcctttttttttaaatgagatGTGGGCCCTACTTAGTTGGGGACCCACCAACAAATCTCCCCCTCACCAACTCAAGTAGGGATAGGCTGCTCCACCAAGCCCGCCTTTTCTTTGCAGGAATCAAACTTCACTGCAGGTAAACTCTTAGTCATCATATCTGAACCATTATCATCAGTATGGATCTTCTCAAGTGCATATGACTTCATCTCAAGCACTTGACGCATCCAATGATACCTCACCTCTATGTGCTTCGATCTGTAATGAAATGTCGAATTCTTGCTAAGATAGATAGCACTCTGACTGTCCCAAAATAATACAAACTTCTCTTGATTGATGCCTAACTCTTGTAGAAATTTCTTCATCCACAAGAGTTCCTTAGAAACTTCAACAACAGCAATGTATTCTGCCTCTGTAGTAGATAAAGCAACACATTTCTGAAGTCGAGATTGCCACGACACAGCTCCCCCTGCAAAAGTCATCATGTAACCAGAAGTAGACTTCCTTGAATCAAGATCCCCAGCCATATCTGCATCTGTGTAACCATCCAACACAGGTTGGCCACTCCTAAAGTACAAACAAACTCTGGAAGTACCATTAAGGTATCTGAGAATCCACTTCACTGCTTGCCAGTGTTCCCTGCCAGGATTAGAGAGAAACCGGCTAACAACTCCAACGGCATGAGCAATATCCGGCCTGGTACAaaccatagcatacatcaaaCTGCCAACTGCAGATGCatatggaatcttcttcatttccgctttctctttctcacttgTAGGACATTGCTGCGAACTCAGCTTGAAATGACTAGCAAGTGGAGTACTAACAGGTTTGGAATTACTCATGCTAAACCTCTCTAAAACCTTCTCAATATACTTTTGCTGCGACAACCACAGTTTTTCATTCTTCCTATCATGAGTGATACTCATGCCAAGGATTTTCTTTGTAGGATCCAAATCCTTCATAGCAAAGGATCCTTTCAAGTCTTTCTTAAGACTTTTAATCTTCTTAGTGTCATGACCAACAATcaacatgtcatcaacataaagNNNNNNNNNNNNNNNNNNNNNNNNNNNNNNNNNNNNNNNNNNNNNNNNNNNNNNNNNNNNNNNNNNNNNNNNNNNNNNNNNNNNNNNNNNNNNNNNNNNNNNNNNNNNNNNNNNNNNNNNNNNNNNNNNNNNNNNNNNNNNNNNNNNNNNNNNNNNNNNNNNNNNNNNNNNNNNNNNNNNNNNNNNNNNNNNNNNNNNNNNNNNNNNNNNNNNNNNNNNNNNNNNNNNNNNNNNNNNNNNNNNNNNNNNNNNNNNNNNNNNNNNNNNNNNNNNNNNNNNNNNNNNNNNNNNNNNNNNNNNNNNNNNNNNNNNNNNNNNNNNNNNNNNNNNNNNNNNNNNNNNNNNNNNNNNNNNNNNNNNNNNNNNNNNNNNNNNNNNNNNNNNNNNNNNNNNNNNNNNNNNNNNNNNNNNNNNNNNNNNNNNNNNNNNNNNNNNNNNNNNNNNNNNNNNNNNNNNNNNNNNNNNNNNNNNNNNNNNNNNNNNNNNNNNNNNNNNNNNNNNNNNNNNNNNNNNNNNNNNNNNNNNNNNNNNNNNNNNNNNNNNNNNNNNNNNNNNNNNNNNNNNNNNNNNNNAAATCATCACCATCATTATCAACTTGTACATCTCCCCCATCAACAGGAGGTCTAGTGGAAGGACCAGGTTCATCATCAACAGAACGTCTAACAGTTACTGTTGGCTTATCTATCTTCTCAAGATCTTCAATGGTTTGGTCTTCAAGAAAAATCACATCTCGGCTTCTAATTATCTTGTTGCTCACCGGATCCCATAATCTGTAACCAAAGTCTTCGTGACCATAACCCATGAAGATACACTGCTTTGACTTCCCATCAAGTTTAGACCTTTCATCTCTTGGAATGTGAACAAAAGCTCTGCAGCCAAACACTCGCAAGTGACTATAGGAGACATCTTTTCCTCTCCAAACTTTCTCTGGAACATCACCATTAAGTGGAACAGAAGGAGAAAGGTTGATCAAATCTACTGCAGTCCTCATCGCTTCACCCCAAAAGGATTTAGGCAACTTTGCATGAGAGAGCATACACCTTACTCTATCATTGATAGTGCGATTCATTCTCTCTGCAACTCCATTATGTTGAGGAGTCTTAGGAACCGTCTTCTCAAGCTTAATTCCATGTCCTTTACAATACTCTTCAAACGGACCCCTGTATTCACCACCATTATCTGCTCGAACAcattttaatttccttcctGTTTCTCTTTCAAAACTTGCATGATTtccttcatttttctctttcaacacTTGCATGAAAGTTTTTGAAGATTCTGAGCACCTAGTCTTTAGATTTCAAAACAAAAGCCCACACTTTTTgacaataatcatcaataaaagtaacaaaatatgATGCACCACCTAGTGTCTTAGCATCCATAGTGCAAACATCAGTGTGAACTAAATCTAGAACATGTGATCTCCTATGAGGTCCAGAATTATGAAATGATACTCTAGCATGCTTTCCAACAAAACAATGAGTGCAAGTATTTAAAGTTGTACCTTTCACTGGAAGTGAGTGCTTCTTGGCTAAGACGCTTAATCCTTTCTCGCTCAAGTGACCAAGACGTATATGCCACAAATCAGAAGAGGAATCATCAGCTACATTCACCTCTTCTTTGCAGAACTTTGCTTGCAACCGGTAGAGAGTAGTGAGACTATTGTCTTCTCTAGCAACAATGAGAGCCCCTTTGGTAATCTTGAATTTTTCACTACCAAAGGAAGTGCAATACCCCTCTTGATCCAATGCCTTCTCTGAAATAAGATTGAACCACATATCTCGTGCATGCCTAACATCATATCTGGCGCATGCCTAACATTCTTCAACTGCAACTTGCATCCCATGTTGGTTTCAAGCCACATATCACCCATACCAATAATATCACACACTCCTTTATCTCCCAATTTGATCTTGCCAAAATTTCCAGCAGTATAGGAAGTGAAAAATTCACGCTTCGGAGTGATATGACATGAGGCACCAGAGTCCATAATCCAAGTGGAATCATCACAGACAAGATTCACATAATGTTCATCATATGTGATAAGAACATCTTCATAAACAATAGCAGCAGTTTCTTTAtcactatctttacctttgtcttCATTTCTTCCCCTTGATTGTTCTCTTTTCAAGAACCTACAATACCTCTTGATATGCCCCGGCTTGCCACAATGGTGACAAGTGAACTCCTTTCTTGGCTTGTACTTTCCTCTTGACTTGCTTCGACTCTCTGACCTGTCAGAACTGTGAGGTTTTCTACTTTGACTTCTCCCCCGTGACTCTGAAACAAGTGCTTCTGATTGGGAGGAGGCATTAGTCAAACCTCGCTCTCTTCTTCTGGCTTCTTCATTCAACATGCTCTCTTTAACCATTGCTAACGTCAACTTTCCTTTTGGAGCTGAGTTAGTCAGTGTCACAACCAGAACTTCCCAACTATCAGGCAAAGAGCTCAACAACAACAAGGCTTGCAACTCATCATTCAAAGTGATTTCATTATTTGTCAGTTGGTTCACCGTCTCCTAAAAAATACTCAAGTGCTCCGGCATTGATTTACCTTCAACATACTTCATATTGACAAGCTTCCTAATCAAGAATGCTTTGTTTTGCACATTCTTTCTCTCATATAACTCCTTCAATTTGTTCCACATCTTCTCAGCATTCGTTTCGGTGTCAACATGTGGATACACACTAAGATCAAGCCATTGCCTCATCAAAGCAACTGCCTTCCGATTTAGCTTCTTCCATTCAGCATCGGATTTAGTACCTTTGGATTTATCTCCCTCTACAGGATCATACAAGTCCTTGCTATATAGCATATCTTCCATGAGGGTCTtccaaattgaataattttgagAATTCAGTTTGACCATATTCAGTCCATGAGTATTTTCCTTCATTTAATCAGCACAGAAACAAACAACcaaagctctgataccactttgtTGGGAAAACTCAACACAGGTTTAAACCAAGAACCTGTCTAACAGCGGaagcaccaaaaataattttcccaCAACTTGTGCAATTAAATGGGCAACACCAAAGATACTCCAAACAGCAAAATATAAtggcaaaaattaaataatcagacACCAGAATTTTAACGTGGGAAAACCCCcaaaagagggacaaaaaaTCCATGGGACCTAATCCAGAAAAATCTTCCACTATCAGAATAATGGGTACACAAACAATCTTCCTAGTAACACTAGGAcatctcaacaatcaacaaaatacatcatCAAAACTGATGGAATTAACATAAACCCTCCACAAAAGTGGGTATCTCAAATCAGGCAAAAGAGAAGGCAATATAACAAATAAGTTATATCCTAATGTTCATCTCTACACCaggaataacatactaaaatttcataagaaatgGAGCAAGTTTACCAAATCAATGTGATCAAGATTGACATTACTATATACGAGATAAATCGCTTTTGTTTAAACTATATCTCTGATGCAAACAAGATATATGTAAAATTTTCACTGATCATATCTTGTTTAAACCATATCTCGTTTGCATTCGAGatgagttaaaaaaaaagatttatcttatttatagcGTAAACGAGataaatgtatttattttgtgtacattgtaaatgaaataaataatggaTATTCACTTATCTTGTTTACATTGTATCGGAgataaataatagaataaattttatatcGGATACTTTGGttccaataaatttttattctaaaaatgtcctcaagaattatttttgtccaAGAGCATTGATCCTTACATCATTTTGAAAGGGAACTGATTTGTATTAGAGTGTATTTTTTGAGAACCtaattttgttataatataacttttaagaatttatttatctaatacacatgaaaaatttgatttaaaacgATTTAGGGACTAATTTGTCCAATCATAGTAATTCTCATAGacttttagaaaataaaaaatttaattgttcAATCAGAGTAATTCTTAGAGacttttagaaaataaaaatttgttgagaaTTAAAGGTCTAATCCAATGAGAGTAATTCTCAGAGacttttagaaaataaaaatttgttgaaaattaaaggggctaatctaaaattttttaggagACTAAAtcgaatattttttttgtgactgaaataaattaaacaaagaaaaacaaaacaaacaaaacaagaaacTGCTTAAATAGAGGGACAGTCCTGTTTAAAACTACTCTTACACTCCTCCCAAGGTGAAAGAAGCTCCACATGCAAAAGTTGTAACTTCATCGCCAATGACAGACCTAGAAAATTTATGTTAGGGGGcaaaaataatatacattacatttaaaaaaatattaatttaaatttttaaaaaaagtatacattaattattcgaatacaagaaaaaccaaaaattacatataataaaataagacgaaacatattttttaaaatatttttcatactatttctaaaaataaaaaagtatatattctaaattagtatattgATCAATTGACTTTAGAATTTTATATGcaacataattacatataataaaatagaacaaaagataaacaaataaataataaggatcagtaaattgagaataaaataaaatatataaatttatgaagagaataaaaaattagattaatacctaaactataattgcttgaattaaaatttacaattgaaaatatcaaaaaaaaaaataaaattaaaagatacatAGAGTcataaaaagttatataaaaaatatttaaaatttactttttgatgaaaaaaatgaccattgaaaaatgaataaaaaaaggtTGAAAAGTAAGAAAAAGGTTTAACAGAATAAAGGAATAGTCTCTCATAATCAAACGAAAGTTAACACACCAATTCCAACGCATaatatctcttattttgagcaccaatggatcaataaacccaaaaccatcttgaataacaagattaaatgcttccacacaatccatctcacaaataacatctcgttgacccacatcccaagctaagagatatcctctccaaatagcaaacaattctccttgaagaatactattactctcaatcattcccaaacaTTCCCTTTGTCAACTCTCATTACAATCTCTAATAACACAAGTAAAACTAACACTATCACCCGAACCAaaataactagcatcacaattaatcttaaaagtaccAATAGATGGGAGATTCCAAAACTTGCAGTAGGAAGAGCCTCCTTAAGACACAACCAAGCCAAAAACTTATGTTTTTCTGGAACAAGCTAAcgccaaagccaaagccaattATCCCGCTCCTCCCAACCAAATAGCTGCTTACACAACCACAAGTAACCATTGCGTGAGTCATTAACTTTGGCAGCAGACCCACTCCAATACCAACCCACTTCCGAACCTGCTTGCTCATTTGAATTGTAAGAGAGAcattgataaatattttttagattacatattttgataaataaaatatttaatttatttatttaaaaaattcagtaAAAGAcggattagatttttaattttcatataatcTCAAGATCAAGTGTTCAAATTGTAGAATTAACCCAGATGCAATTATCACATTACACCAATAGGTGGAATCTTTATTCGAACTCGTTAAGCTGTTAACACTGTGATACTTGTGCACTAGACtacctttaattaattttattgataaagGACGAAATTGGGAGTTTACAATATAATTTGTTACTATATTTTCATTGAATTTTAGCTCAGTAAATTGTGGGGAAGCACAATGCAAAAACGAATTTCACTTCTTTCATATCAACAACTTTGATCTCAATTGTGGACAAcacatatctgaatatttattggGGTGGGGGAAAACAATCAGCCAGGAACTGAAAAAATAATGGTACAGAAAATTCATGCGAAACTGAAAAGATATATAAACAGATGAACAGATATCATCATCTCCAAACGGTTTGTTTTGTCGAATTTTCGGAATTTACATAACTCAGATGAACTTCTTGTGGCAGAAGATGATACTTAATCTTAATATCCTCAAGAATTTTCTTTAACTCCAAGAGTAATTCAGATCTTCTGCTGCTCTTATCCCCATAATTCTGAAAGTTTATGGTGTGATTAACATTGAGTCCCATTTTCATCTTGTCTACATTCTCAATATCTTTAACCACCACGCTATGGTTCGGACCCCAATGCTGCGGCTTGCTCTCCAAGTATCTAAAATGATTTTAAGCAAGAACATCGAAATTTCTAGTAGTGTACTAATATTAAAATgtagagatagagatagaggAAGGTGAGTACTTACGATTTTATTCTTGACTTCAGAGCTGCGATACTCTCGATTGGTGTCGACATATCGACAGAAAATTCGATTGATTCGCTCATTTCTGGACTCCTGTAGAAGTTACTGATAGGCTTGTTTGCTAGAACTGAATTTGGATATGAAATCTTTTCATTGTCAAATCTCAAGAAGATTGTAGTTAGTATGTTCATCTCCTCAACAGTCATCTGTTAAGTTTTGATGTATCAGTCagattaaattttgtattttcagattttataaagaaaaagtgaaaataaaaatatcttattgcCTATTTGTCTGTTTTAATTTCTtcagaaaaatcatgaaaacaaaaataaggtAATTGGAAAAAGGAAATGGATATCGAAATGGAAACAGAAACCAAATAGGTCATAAAAGAACTGGTGGAGTTGTAGAGAACTACCTGAACACCATCGATGACACAACGATCGCCAACATCAAACGGATGCCTCACGAAAACAAATATAATAGCTTCAAAGACAGTCTTAGCTGAGTTACCAAATATAAACACCGCGAGTAAAAGCTGAGATGTAATAAAGAGAAGAACATGGGTTGTGAGGAACCCCATTATAAGCAACCAAACAATGATGATCACAATAATGATGAGCACGGAAGCAAGCAAGTTCAAATCATCGACAGCTGTTTTTGTATCATTTAGCGAATGCACAAGGGATTGACGCTCTTGGTAGACTTTCACCTGCAAATTACAAGAATCGTAATTTATATGTGAGCAATCAAACCTGTAGCATGGAACTAGGTAATAAATTGATGGTTGGAAGAAAGAAACTTAACATACTCATGCTCTTTAAGACAGTTTAATGTGTTAGCCTTATGCAAAATCATGGTTTCACCTTCTTGGATTAAATTACcttattgtattttattataGTTATGAATACATTACTAGATGCCAAAATTTTCAGcgcatgttaaaaaaaattgaatatatatatatattcagaGATTATACCAGCCAATTCTTGAGAGACTTCCTCTTGATTCTTCCAGTTGCAACTGCTCCTTCAAATAACGGAAGCAGGTTTTCAACTTCTTCATTGGTCATGAAGCGCAATAGGTCTTCCTTCTGAATGTACCTAAtaaatttgaagatcaaataagatgAACAAACAAATTCCAGGGAAAATGTGAAGTAAAATATTGCAGAAAATTTTAAGGAGGTTAGTGATTTTACTTGCTTCCTGGCTTGGCTACATTGCTGAAAATTCGATATGCTGCCTCCTTTGCTTCCAACTCACTAGTAATCTCGCTATCTATCTGCTCATTCTCATCTTCATCAACACTCTGCGGCAGAATCGTGGTCAATCCAGAACTCTTTATCACACTGATCAATCCTTTCATAGTCAAAGCAGAAACTTTCTCTTGTTTCATTTTCTTGAGCTTCTCCACATCAAtgacctcttctttcttctcttcattcCCATTCTCCCTAACCAAAGTCTTAAAACTCAACCGGCTGCTACTTGAATTCTTTCCCACATTTTCCGCAATTTCCATCAAGGGAGGCCCTGAAAGGGTCCGAAGAATGTATTGATGAAAAATTGACTCTTGAATCCGGTTGAAAAACCTAGCCGATTGGAAATGCGAAGCTAGTAGCTTAATCAGCAACATTTTTGCCAACCATAGAGCTGCCCCAATAAGACAAGATGCAAGAGATCTTGTAATGTAATCAAGAACCCTATTAACTCTTCTTGATCTCTTAATCCCATGATTGAAAATCAAACCCCATGCCATAAGAACAATGCCCAACCATAAAAATGCTTGAACACTCTTCTTCACACCATAAACAAAATACAGAACCTTCTTCTTGAACAAGAAATTCCTTTCAATCAAGAAAACCATAACATTTATAAACCACCCAGTGACAAGTCTCCCACAGAGGATAACCAGTGCAAGAACACACCATTTCCACAGCTCCAAGCCCCATATTTCGGAATTTCGCAACCTTTTGATTGCTAAGGATACAATCAAGAACCCAACTATGGAAACAAAACCAACCCATTCAATCATACACAGGAACTTCCACCTCTTGCCAGATCTCTTCTTGCTCACTTCAACGTTTGTGGTCTTGTAaaactcctcctcctcctcttcttcttcttccattggAGTCCCAATCAAAGGGGTTCTTGGGGTAATAGGAACATCCCTTGGAGGTGTGGCATTAGGAGTAGTCTACATTGCACAAACACAAATAGGAGCATTGAATACACGATATGACAAAACACTACAATTTTGTTAAAAGAGTTAGTCACAAATTTAACAAAGTCAAAATTTACGAAAGTGAAAATTTAAGTGCAGTTATTTTCATAGTTGACATGTTTAAATAAATTGGCATTTAAATATACTAAactatcaactatcaacttcTGTCGAACACAACTGCACGAGAATCTCTACCATNNNNNNNNNNNNNNNNNNNNNNNNNNNNNNNNNNNNNNNNNNNNNNNNNNNNNNNNNNNNNNNNNNNNNNNNNNNNNNNNNNNNNNNNNNNNNNNNNNNNNNNNNNNNNNNNNNttatttaagtaatttaaaaataacggTAATTAAGTCCAATAACCTTTTTGCTGGTGGAAGTCCTTGCGGGTGATTTGAAGCTCTTGATTTGGGTTTTGTCTTCAAGAAAGCTTGCAGCTATTGGATGTGGCGGTTCCACCAATCTAGATTTTGGCTTCGAGAATTCGGAACGACCAACAGAGCGGGTTGAAGTGGTAGCAGTTGGAGATTGAACAGTACTACTGTTTTTTAGACTCTGAAGTTCAGCTGCTAGTTCAACATTTGAAGAATCTACGAAGGCTTTTGAGGGTGAACCCTTCTGCTGAGGAGAATAGGAAATGATGTTTTCGCTCTCGGGAATTCGAAGAACAACCTCGTTCTTTGTCCCTACTGTTCTATGTGCCGCCACGCCTTTTTCCTCTCCGTTCTCCATCACAACTTGAAGATTGAAaacttccttcttttttttttttcttttcaaaatatagGTTNNNNNNNNNNNNNNNNNNNNNNNNNNNNNAGTAGGTGAGAGATGAGAAAATGGGAAGGATAAAGAGAAGACGAGAGCAGAGATTGAAATGGTGAGTGTGTGACGTCTGGTTTATGCATGCGGGGTAAGGACTATGGCTTAAGGGggattcaatattttatttaaatctcGAGAAATGAGGGGTAGGCTGTAGGTACACCGTACCGCACTCATTCTTGGTTCAAATTTTGTAGTATAGTTGCCACTACCACTAGGCAATAAGCAGCCCAATAACAAGGAGAATAAAGTCATAAAGATTCCTTCCAGTCAAAACACAAATATGTTTCGGTGAATTTTTTATGGCCTTTCTAATGGTACTTAAattgtctaatttattttttataaataaaaaataaaatatttaaaataaaaaaaattatttaaaatttattaaatattatttatatttttttaataatttagacACAATATTTTAGGCATCCTAATATTTATGGTATGTTTCTGGTCTTAAGGCCTTAATTACTAAGGACGCGACTTTGATTTAAGtgtttattttatcattatttttttgacttttttttgactttttttattttatatttattacatcttttttatttacttatttatttattttacaacataaAACTACAATATATAAATTCTTATAGGAATTTGAATCTTCTAAATAGATAATAATATTCACCACAATTatatctcaatataatagaaatgattaatatatttactaatattatatataaagagTGAGAGgaagaaatattcaaaatagTTGCAAAGTGATTCCTTGATATTGAGAAAGTTAGCTGCCCAAGTCATAAGTGGCCAACCATATCTTTATCACAACACTCCtccttggatgaccatttaagattatgtcttaaagcttactaaagaaaaacccgataagaaaaaattttagtgaagaaaaaagagtacaaaatcCTTTGTGATTGGGACTGCcccattaaaaaccttgtcaagaaaaaaatccaatgggaaaaaacctgaccaaggaaaaaagagtacaatctccccctcttgtcgacattatttaatatctcgaaatcggcgcatcccaatctgatGTATCAATCTTTCAAAAGAGGATTTTatgagtgactttgtaaataaatatgttagattatcacttgagcggatctgttggatatcaattgtctcttgattttgaagatcatgagtgaagaagaatttgggagaaatatgctttgttctatcacctttgatgtatccacccttaagttgagcaatgcacgctgtattatatttaaaaaataacagttggagctatcttctgATCAATCAGACCACATGATGACAAAATATATTAGATTAGACTCgtgagccaaaaacactcgtgACTTGCTTTatgtatcgctagtatttcagcatgattagaggatgttgctgCAATCGTCTGTTTTGTGGATCTTTATCATATAACTGTACCACCATATCtgaacaggtatcctgtttgagatctcacTTTATGtagatcagacaagtatcctaCATCTGCATacccaactagttgtgacttgaaTCCATAGgaataaaacaatcccatatcaaacGTTCCATgaaagatatcgaaagatttgtttgat
The genomic region above belongs to Arachis duranensis cultivar V14167 chromosome 3, aradu.V14167.gnm2.J7QH, whole genome shotgun sequence and contains:
- the LOC107479087 gene encoding mechanosensitive ion channel protein 10; translation: MENGEEKGVAAHRTVGTKNEVVLRIPESENIISYSPQQKGSPSKAFVDSSNVELAAELQSLKNSSTVQSPTATTSTRSVGRSEFSKPKSRLVEPPHPIAASFLEDKTQIKSFKSPARTSTSKKTTPNATPPRDVPITPRTPLIGTPMEEEEEEEEEFYKTTNVEVSKKRSGKRWKFLCMIEWVGFVSIVGFLIVSLAIKRLRNSEIWGLELWKWCVLALVILCGRLVTGWFINVMVFLIERNFLFKKKVLYFVYGVKKSVQAFLWLGIVLMAWGLIFNHGIKRSRRVNRVLDYITRSLASCLIGAALWLAKMLLIKLLASHFQSARFFNRIQESIFHQYILRTLSGPPLMEIAENVGKNSSSSRLSFKTLVRENGNEEKKEEVIDVEKLKKMKQEKVSALTMKGLISVIKSSGLTTILPQSVDEDENEQIDSEITSELEAKEAAYRIFSNVAKPGSKYIQKEDLLRFMTNEEVENLLPLFEGAVATGRIKRKSLKNWLVKVYQERQSLVHSLNDTKTAVDDLNLLASVLIIIVIIIVWLLIMGFLTTHVLLFITSQLLLAVFIFGNSAKTVFEAIIFVFVRHPFDVGDRCVIDGVQMTVEEMNILTTIFLRFDNEKISYPNSVLANKPISNFYRSPEMSESIEFSVDMSTPIESIAALKSRIKSYLESKPQHWGPNHSVVVKDIENVDKMKMGLNVNHTINFQNYGDKSSRRSELLLELKKILEDIKIKYHLLPQEVHLSYVNSENSTKQTVWR